A genomic window from Lycium barbarum isolate Lr01 chromosome 4, ASM1917538v2, whole genome shotgun sequence includes:
- the LOC132635673 gene encoding BURP domain protein RD22-like, whose product MELMFLHILTYLSLALVASYAALPASTGETYWNTKLPNTPMPKSIKESLQPSGLTEDKSTSVGVGKGGVDVNTPGHHGADVNVGHKGGVNVNTPGHGTHVGVGKGGVGVYTPGHHGHPPVSVGVNPGKSPFVYNYAAKDDQLHDNPNVALFFLEKDLHQGSNMKLQFVKTANGAA is encoded by the exons ATGGAGTTGATGTTCCTTCACATTCTCACATACCTTTCA TTGGCACTAGTGGCAAGTTATGCAGCTCTTCCAGCATCGACCGGTGAAACATATTGGAATACTAAGCTGCCTAATACACCCATGCCTAAGTCAATCAAAGAATCTTTGCAGCCTTCTG GATTGACAGAGGACAAAAGCACTTCCGTAGGAGTGGGCAAAGGTGGAGTGGACGTCAACACCCCCGGCCACCACGGCGCCGACGTCAACGTGGGCCACAAAGGCGGTGTCAACGTAAACACCCCGGGCCACGGGACCCACGTTGGTGTCGGCAAAGGAGGTGTTGGCGTCTACACCCCTGGCCACCACGGACACCCACCGGTATCCGTCGGTGTCAACCCTGGAAAATCACCGTTCGTTTATAATTACGCTGCTAAAGATGATCAGCTTCATGATAACCCTAACGTGGCATTGTTTTTCCTTGAGAAAGACTTGCACCAAGGGAGTAACATGAAATTGCAGTTTGTGAAAACTGCAAATGGCGCCGCTTGA